The sequence TATTGTCGCTGGTGTGGACGCCGTACCCGCCCGCGCTTGCCGATGCCCCCGCCCGCCTCCACGGCCCGAGCACCGCGCACCTTTTGGGCACCGACCGCTTCGGCCGCGACACCTTGAGCCGGCTCATGGTGGGCGCCCGCATCACCTTGGGCGTGGGCGTCATCGCGGTCGCCATCGCCGCGCTGGTGGGCATCCCGTTGGGCATCGCCGCCGGTATGCGCCACGGCAGCGTCTTGGACGGTGTGCTCATGCGCGGCGCCGACCTGCTGCTCGCCTTCCCCGCGCTGCTGCTCGCCATCATCGCCGGCGCGGTGTGGGGCCCGTCGACGCTGACCGCTATGGCGGCCATCGGCATCGCCGGGGTGCCGTCGTTTATGCGGCTGGCGCGCGCGGGAACGCTGCAGGTCGTCCACCGCGATTTCATCGCCGCCGCCCGCCTGTCACGGGTGTCGGCCCCGCGTATCGCGGTGCGCCACGTGCTGCCCAACATCGCGGGCATCCTCGTCGTGGAGGCGTCCGTCTACTTCGCGCTCGCCATCCTCGCCGAGGCCGCGCTCAGCTACTTGGGGCTGGGCACCCCTCCCCCAGCAGCGAGCTGGGGCCGCATGCTCCACGACGCGCAAACGCACCTGTCCACCGACCCGTGGCTCGCCGTGTTTCCCGGGGCGGCCATCGCCGTGACGGTCTTAGGGTTCAACCTGCTGGGCGATGGCCTCCGCGACGCCCTCGACACCCGCCTAGGGAGGCACGCATGACCGACTCGCCCATCCTCCGCGTCACGGATCTGACGGTCACCGCCGCGGGCCCGTCCGACACGCGCCTCGTCGACGGCGCGTCCTTCGACGTCTTTGCCGGCCAGCGCCTCGGCATCATCGGCGAGTCGGGCTCCGGTAAGACGCTGACCGCGCTATCCGCCCTGGGGCTGGTGCCGGACGCGCTCCACCAGTCCGGCAGCGTCCGACTCGCCGGCCACGAGCTCGTCGGCGCCTCCGATAGGAAGCTGCGCCGCCTGCGCGGAAGCACCGTCGCGATGGTCTTCCAGGAGCCGCTGACGGCGCTGGACCCGCTGATGCGCATCGGCAAGCAACTGCGTTTCGCCGCCCGCGCGGGAAAGACCACGGTGGAAGGGCTGCTGGCGGATGTGTCCTTGCCGGCCGAGACCGCGCGCCGTTTCCCGCACGAGCTGTCCGGCGGGCAGCGCCAGCGCGTGCTCATCGCCATGGCCATGGCCACGCGCCCCGACCTGCTCATCTGCGATGAGCCGACCACGGCCCTGGACGCGCGCACCCAGGCCGAGGTGCTCAACGTCATCCACGATCTCACCGAGCACCACGACACCGCGCTGCTGTTTATCACCCACGACCTCGCGGTCGCGGAAGCCATGTGCGACGAGCTGGTGGTGATGCACGGCGGGCGCATCGTCGAGCGCGGCCCGGCCCCGGCGGTCTTGACCGCGCCGCAGGACCCGTACACCCGGGAGCTCATCGCTGCGTCCCGCCTGCAGCCCGCGCGCCCGGCGGGAGATCCTGCGCGCTCGCGCGTGGCGGTTACCGCCACCCGCGTGTCCAAGTCCTTTGGCCCGACGCAGGCGGTACGCGAGGTGAGCCTGCGGGTGGCGCGGGGCGAACGCGTCGGCATCGTCGGCGGCTCCGGGTCGGGCAAGACGACGCTGCTGTCGTGCATCGCCGGGCTGGTGCGCCCCGACGCAGGTGACCTCGCAGTCGACGGCCGGGTGCAGATGGTCTTTCAGGATCCGCACGACTCCCTCGACCCGCGGATGCGGGTGGGCGACATCGTCGCCGAGGGCGTTACGGCGGGCTCGCCGCGGGACAAGGTGGCCGCCGCGCTTGCCGATGTCGGCTTGCCCCCAGACGCCGCCGCCCGTTACCCGCACGAGTTTTCCGGCGGGCAGCGCCAGCGGATCGGTATCGCGCGCGCGATCGTCGGCGATCCCGACGTGCTGCTCGCGGACGAGGCGGTCTCCGCCCTCGACGTGTCCGTGCGCGGGCAGATTGTTGAGCTGTTGGACCGGCTCGTGAAAGAGCGCGGGCTCACGCTCATGTTCATCTCCCACGACTTCCCCGTCATTCGGCGGTTGTGCGACCGCGTGGTGGTGTTGCACGACGGCGCAGTGGTGGAAGAGGGCCCGACCGACAAGGTGTGGGAGCACCCGCGCGAGGCGTACACCCGCGCGCTGGTCACTGCCGCCCGGACGACGCGATAGGGCTAGCCCGCGGTCACCCGGCGCATGAGCGCGGGGTCGAGGAGGTGCTCTTCGGGGATGTCGAAGACGCTCAAGGCCGCGGCCAGCCCCGCCATTTCCGCGTGTTCAGGCGCGGCCGCGCTGTTCGCGCTCCCGGAGAAGAATTCGTCGTGCTCAGCGAAGTGCATACGGTGTCCCCAGCTTCTTGTTGGCGAGAAACCTATAGCGCCTTAGTGTATCGGACACCGGTGTGATGTGCGCTGGGATTTAGGCGCCTTTAACCACGGTTATCTGCCACCCGGCGTCGCCGGTGTGGTGCAGGTCGGTGACGGTGTGCCCCGCGTCGGCCGCCCACGCCGGGATGGAGTCGGTGGCCTGGGTGCAGTCGAAGTCGATGACCAGCGCGTCGCCGCGATCCAACTGTGCCATGGCCTGTTTGGCCTCGATGAGCGGGAATGGGCAGACGGCGCCGACTTGGTTGAGGTAGAAGTGGCCATCGCCAAGCGAACGCACGCCGAGCTCCGCGCCGGGCTCCGTCTCTGCCGTGCGCGGCTTGAGGGCCACCGCCCCAGTGGCGTCGGCGAAGTTCGGGCCGCCGGCCAGCACGGCGTCCTCGGTCGCTTGCTCGTCTCGGTCGATGGACGCGCCGTTGTACGCCGGGCCGGCGCTCGACCGGGGCGCGGCTGCCGGGCGCAGCCACAGCTTGGCACCCGTTGCCACGCCCAGCCCGATGCAGAGGAGGGCTACCCACCCCTGCACGCTGAAGAGGGAGGTTTGCACCATGCCGTTGCCCACGGTGCACCCGCCGGCCAGGCTCGCGCCCACGCCCATGAGGATGCCGCCCCACACCGCGCGCGTGGCGGTCTGTGCGTCGGGCACGCGCACGCGGAACTCGCCCGCTGCCTTGGCGGCGATAAACGCGCCCACCAGCAGGCCGAGGACCAGCATGACGCCCCAGTTGGCGTACTTTTCATCGCCGGTCGCGCTGTAGCGCACCAGGTCTGCCGTCGGGGTCGTAATGCCCAGCCCGTCGTTGCGGCCCGCGGCCGCCGAGAGCGGGAACGCGACAGTGCCGATGATCGCGACCAGCACCGCCGCGACGTACTGATGCAGCGGCTTCTGGTACCAAGCGCGGCCCAGGGCAAAGCGCTGGCGCCCGGCGTCCTTGCGCAGGTAGTAGCGCACCATAAAGAAAGTGATCGCGCAGACGACGAAAACGAGCACCCACGGCGAGATCCCCAAGGCGCCGTGGATGGTGGTCACCGGTGTATTCCAGTGCTTCATCCAATCGGTAAAGCTGGCGAGCGGGCCGCTCTTCATGGCTGCGGCGGAGATGCCGTAGAGCAGCAGAGCGATCCAGGAGCCCACGAGCCCCTCAGCGGAGCGATACCACGTGCCCGAGGCGCAGCCGCCGGCCAGGATGATGCCCAGGCCGAAGATGAAACCGCCGGCCACTACGGCCACCGGCGCGAAGTTGCTGAACTCCGGGGTGATGACTCCGGTAGAAATCAGCGCCGTGAGTCCGACCGAGTGGACCGAGATGAGGATCATCAGCGCGGTAAACCCGCGCCAGGTTTTGTTCATGACGATGTCGCGGAGCATTCCGGTCACGCAGAACCGGCCGCGCTGCAGCACGAACCCGAAAGCGAGCCCGACGAGAAGTCCAGTAGCAAGCATGCACTCACCGTAGCCCGCCGCAGACTGCAACGTCTATTTACAGTGAACAGATCTGTTCGCTTAGAGGTTAGGTCGCGCCACCGCACAAAAGCGACCTCCGCGCGGGTAAATGTAATGCGCACGCGACCGGGCGCCCTAGCGGGGGAGCGCGAGCAAGGAGCGCTAGCGGGCTTCGAGGACCGTAATGGCGATGTGCACGCGGTTGGTGCCGCCGACCTTGTCCAGGATGTGCTTGATGTGGGTCTTGACTGTCGTGAGCGAGACGAACAGCCGCGAGGCGATGTCCGCATTGCCCAAGCCCTGGGCAATACACTCGGCGACCTCGAACTCGCGGTCGCTGAGCAGAGCCAGTTTGCGCTGCGCCACCTCGCGCGAACCGCCCGCCTGGGGCGCGCGAGAGGACTCGACTCCCGCGGTGGAGTACCGAGCGACAGGCTGTGCGGAGGGTGCCTGTGCGGCGGGGCCGTCCGTAACGGCAGCACCCGTAGCGGCAGCATCCGCAGCGGCAGCATCTGGCCCCTCCCCCAGCTCGCGGCGCTGGGCGAGCCCCACCAGACGCTCGACGACCGAGGGGCTCATGATCTGCTGGCCATCGGCCGCCGCGCGAACCGCCGCCGCCAGCGCATCCGGCGGCGTGGTCTTGAGCAAAAAGCCGATGGCCCCGGCGCGCAGGGCGTCCATGATGAACGCGTCGGTATCGAACGCGGTGAGCATAATGACCGCGGCCCGCTCGTCGGCATTGGGCTGGGCGCTGGCCAGCATGCGCACTGCCTCGATGCCGTTCGCCACCGGCATGCGAATGTCCATGAGAACCACGTCGGGACTTTCGCGGACCACGACGTCGACCGCGTCGCGCCCATTGCTGGCCTCCCCGACCACGTCGATGTCCGAGACCGTGGCCAGCATAAGCATCACGCCGCTGCGCATCTGCTCTTCGTCATCGACAATCACCACCCGCAGGTTCTTCCCCTCGGCCATGACCGGATCGTCCTCCCCTTTTTTAAGCCTTGTCCTTCGCCGTCAACGGTACTTTTATCGTCCACGAGAAGTTCATGTCGGTCGCGTGCAGGGTGAAGTCGCCACCGACGATGCGCGCCCGCTCCGCCAGCCCCATCAAGCCGTGGCGTGCGCCCTGTGCGTCGGTGGGGATGTCGGGCTGCGGGTTGGACATCGTCAGGCGCAGCATCCCCCGATCGCGCCCCACCTGGATGGTCACCGGCTGACCCGGCGCGTGTTTGCGGGCATTGGTCAACCCTTCCTGCACCGCGCGGCTCAACGCGTGCGCGGCCACTGTGGGCAAGTGCCCCAGATCCGCATCCTGGGTGCCCTGCTCGAACTGGAGGGACACGTCTTCGCCGGCATCGCGGGCGCGCTCGACCAGCTCCCCAACACCCATCTGCGGCTCCATCGATTCCCCCGAGCGCAACACGTCGAGCACGGAGCGCAAATCCTCCACCGCGGCGGCTGCCTCCATGCGCACCGTGTCGGCCGCGCGCTGGCGCAGCTCGGGGCTCAACGCCCCCTCATCCGCGGCGAGCGCGCCCGAGTGCATCGAAATGAGGCTCAGCCGGTGCGACAGCGAATCGTGGATATCGCGGGCCAAGCGGTCGCGCTCCTCCTGGCGGACGGATAACAACTCGGTGCGCGCGTTTTCCGCCTCCTGCTGTGCGCGAAACACCGCTTTCCACGCCCCTTCGCGCTGGTAGCCGCGCACGATGCCCGCGATGAGGGCGACGATGACGAGCATCGTCAACCCGAGAACGGTGTAGGAGACCTCCTCGCCGTCAATGTGCGCGTCCAAAAACTCGCGCCGCGCGAGGAATTCGCTGGCCACGCCCACCGCAGCGCCGCCAATGACCGACAGGCTCCACACCACCGAGCGTCGAGCGAAGACGGAGACCATCACCACGATGACTAGCGGCGGGGTCAAAAATGACCACGACGTCACCATGATGGCGAGGGCCGCGACGAAAGTTCCCCGCGTGCCGGGGTAGTTCCCGTCCCCCTCGACCTCGCGACGCACGTGCCGCAGCGCGGCCGGGGCAAGGCACCACGCCACGATGGCAGCGCCGATGTGCACACTAAAGATCTGGGCATTGAGCCGGTCTGAGCGATCGGGGTGATCCTGCAGGTCCATCCCCATGTAAAAGATCCCCATCAGCAGGCCGAGGAGGATGCACGTGGCCACCAGGACGGGCACCCTCAGGCGGTTGTTCCCGGGGTAGGACTCACCCAACGCCCGCGGCTCGCTCGCCCGGGCCTCCCGGTACCACGACCGCAGACCGCTCGAAAGACTCATACCGCCAAATTATGCCGCCGGCCGGCAGGCAGGCCATCCTCCGCGGGGAGGAAAAGCTCGCGGCCGCGGCTACTCTTCCGCGTCCGTGGACAGCGCGGCGACGAAGGCCTCCTGCGGCACATTGACCGAGCCCAGGGTCTTCATGCGCTTTTTGCCTTCCTTCTGCTTTTCCAGCAGCTTGCGCTTGCGCGAAATGTCGCCGCCGTAGCACTTGGACAGCACGTCTTTGCGCAGCGCGCGGATGTTTTCACGGCTGATGACCTTCGATCCGATGGCAGCCTGGACCGGCACCTCGAACTGCTGGCGCGGGATGAGCTCCTTGAGCTTCTTGGTCATCTTGTTGCCGTAGTGCTGCGCGTGCTCGCGGTGGACGATGGCGGAGAACGCGTCGACCGGCTTGTGCTGCAGCAGGATGTCCACCTTGACCAGGTCGGATTCTTGCTCGCCCGCCTCTTCGTAGTTGAGCGAGGCGTAGCCCTTGGTGCGCGACTTCAGCATGTCGAAGAAGTCGAAGATGATCTCGCCCAGCGGCATGGTGTAGCGCAGCTCCACGCGGTCCTCGGACAGGTAATCCATTCCGCCCATCTGCCCGCGCTTTTGCTGGCACAGCTCCATCGTCGGGCCGACGAAGTCGGACGGGACAATGATCGTCATCTTGACGATCGGCTCGTAGACCTCCTGGATCTTGCCCTCCGGCCAATCCGACGGGTTGTGCACAAACTGCTCGGTTCCGTCCTCGGCCACGACGCGGTACGTCACCGACGGCGCGGTCGAAATCAGATCGAGGTCGAACTCGCGCTGCAGGCGGTCACGGGTGATCTCCATGTGCAAAAGACCCAAAAAGCCGCAGCGGAAACCGAAGCCCAAGGCCACGGAGGTCTCCGGCTCGAAGGTCAGGGAGGCATCGTTAAGCTGCAGCTTATCCAGTGCGTCGCGCAGGTCCGGAAAGTCCGCCTGGGAGATCGGGAACAGGCCCGAGTACACCATCGGCTTCGGCTCCTGGTAGCCGCGCAAGGCCTTGTCCGCGCCCTTGCTGGCCCAAGTGACGGTATCGCCAACCTTGGTCTCACGCACGTCTTTCACGCCGGTAATCAGGTAGCCCACCTCGCCGGGGCCCAGGCCCTTGCACGAGGTCGGCGTCGGGGACATCACACCGATATCCAGCACCTCATGCTCCATGCCGGTGTTCATCATGAGCACCTTCTGCCGCGGCTTGAGCGTGCCGTCGAACATACGCACGTAGGTGACCACGCCGCGGTAGGTGTCATAGACCGAGTCGAAGATCATCGCGCGCGCCGGCGCGTCATCGGCGTATTCCGTTTCCGGCGCCGGGATGAGCTCCACCAGCTTGTCCAAAAGCTCCGGCACGCCCTCGCCCGTCTTGCCGGACACGCGCAGGACCTCCTCCGGCTCGCAGCCGATGATGTTGGCCAGCTCCAGCGAGTACTTCTCCGGATCGGCGGCCGGCAGGTCAATCTTGTTGAGCACCGGGATAATTTCCAGCTCGTTTTCCATGGCCAGGTACAGGTTGGCCAGGGTCTGAGCCTCGATGCCCTGGGCGGCATCGACAAGCAGGATTGCTCCCTCGCAGGCCTCGAGCGCGCGGGAGACCTCATAGGAAAAGTCCACGTGGCCGGGCGTATCGATCATCTGCAGGACCATCTCTTCGCCGGCATGCTTGCCCGACTGCGGCACCCACGGCAAACGCACGTTCTGCGCCTTGATGGTGATGCCGCGCTCGCGCTCGATGTCCATGTTGTCTAGGTACTGGTCCCGCATGTCGCGGTCTTCCACGACCTTGGACAGCTGGAGGATGCGATCCGCCAGCGTCGACTTGCCGTGGTCGATATGGGCGATGATGCTGAAATTGCGGATACGCGAGATGTCCGTGAACGTCTCCGCCGCGAAATTCTTAGACAACCAGGTCCCTATCTTTCCTCGTGGGCTTGTGAAACTCGCGGTCGTGGCCGCGTAGAACTTTGACCGATCTTACTCAACCCTAGGGCGTGCTTTGCTCGTTAGGATAGGTGACATGTCTAGCGGCCAGAAAGCAGCTCCCCGGCCCGGGGCGCAGAGTGGGAACCGTCCGCGGCCCGCGTTCGTCCGCTGGCTCAAGAAGGTTCTGGGCATCGGCGACCGCGAGCCTGTCGATGACGGCTTGAGCCGCATCAACGACCGCCTCGGCCTGGGCAGCACCACGCACGGGCCCACCCCGCGCAAGGCGGCGCAAATCCATGTGGTGCGCACCGTCGATCGCCCGCGCTCTATTTTCTACGCGCCGAACATGGACGGCCAGGCCGATTCCGGCGAGGTGGTTTGGGTGCCTGTCCCCTCGGAGGAAGACGGCGGCACCGTCCACGAACGCGCCGTGCTCGTGGTCGGGCGCACTCGCACCACCGTCTTGGGGCTCATCATCTCCCCCAACCCGGAGCACGCCGACGAGGACTGGTGGCTCAACATTGGCTCCGGCGACTGGAACGAAGCCGGCTGCCCGTGCTGGGTGCGCCTCGACCGCATCCTTGAAGTCTCCGAGCAGGACACCCGCCGCGAGGGCATCCTCTTCCCGCAGCGCCGCTTTGAGCGCATCGCGCACCACCTACGGGCGAAGTACCACTGGGCGTAGGATCAGCCCCAATCCCGCGCGCTGGCAGCGGCCGTTGGCGGCCCACAATCAACGGGCG is a genomic window of Corynebacterium massiliense DSM 45435 containing:
- a CDS encoding ABC transporter permease, which codes for MTQAARLYRRLPATGRVGLGIVAVVAAVALLSLVWTPYPPALADAPARLHGPSTAHLLGTDRFGRDTLSRLMVGARITLGVGVIAVAIAALVGIPLGIAAGMRHGSVLDGVLMRGADLLLAFPALLLAIIAGAVWGPSTLTAMAAIGIAGVPSFMRLARAGTLQVVHRDFIAAARLSRVSAPRIAVRHVLPNIAGILVVEASVYFALAILAEAALSYLGLGTPPPAASWGRMLHDAQTHLSTDPWLAVFPGAAIAVTVLGFNLLGDGLRDALDTRLGRHA
- a CDS encoding ATP-binding cassette domain-containing protein encodes the protein MTDSPILRVTDLTVTAAGPSDTRLVDGASFDVFAGQRLGIIGESGSGKTLTALSALGLVPDALHQSGSVRLAGHELVGASDRKLRRLRGSTVAMVFQEPLTALDPLMRIGKQLRFAARAGKTTVEGLLADVSLPAETARRFPHELSGGQRQRVLIAMAMATRPDLLICDEPTTALDARTQAEVLNVIHDLTEHHDTALLFITHDLAVAEAMCDELVVMHGGRIVERGPAPAVLTAPQDPYTRELIAASRLQPARPAGDPARSRVAVTATRVSKSFGPTQAVREVSLRVARGERVGIVGGSGSGKTTLLSCIAGLVRPDAGDLAVDGRVQMVFQDPHDSLDPRMRVGDIVAEGVTAGSPRDKVAAALADVGLPPDAAARYPHEFSGGQRQRIGIARAIVGDPDVLLADEAVSALDVSVRGQIVELLDRLVKERGLTLMFISHDFPVIRRLCDRVVVLHDGAVVEEGPTDKVWEHPREAYTRALVTAARTTR
- a CDS encoding YeeE/YedE thiosulfate transporter family protein → MLATGLLVGLAFGFVLQRGRFCVTGMLRDIVMNKTWRGFTALMILISVHSVGLTALISTGVITPEFSNFAPVAVVAGGFIFGLGIILAGGCASGTWYRSAEGLVGSWIALLLYGISAAAMKSGPLASFTDWMKHWNTPVTTIHGALGISPWVLVFVVCAITFFMVRYYLRKDAGRQRFALGRAWYQKPLHQYVAAVLVAIIGTVAFPLSAAAGRNDGLGITTPTADLVRYSATGDEKYANWGVMLVLGLLVGAFIAAKAAGEFRVRVPDAQTATRAVWGGILMGVGASLAGGCTVGNGMVQTSLFSVQGWVALLCIGLGVATGAKLWLRPAAAPRSSAGPAYNGASIDRDEQATEDAVLAGGPNFADATGAVALKPRTAETEPGAELGVRSLGDGHFYLNQVGAVCPFPLIEAKQAMAQLDRGDALVIDFDCTQATDSIPAWAADAGHTVTDLHHTGDAGWQITVVKGA
- a CDS encoding response regulator transcription factor, with product MAEGKNLRVVIVDDEEQMRSGVMLMLATVSDIDVVGEASNGRDAVDVVVRESPDVVLMDIRMPVANGIEAVRMLASAQPNADERAAVIMLTAFDTDAFIMDALRAGAIGFLLKTTPPDALAAAVRAAADGQQIMSPSVVERLVGLAQRRELGEGPDAAAADAAATGAAVTDGPAAQAPSAQPVARYSTAGVESSRAPQAGGSREVAQRKLALLSDREFEVAECIAQGLGNADIASRLFVSLTTVKTHIKHILDKVGGTNRVHIAITVLEAR
- a CDS encoding sensor histidine kinase produces the protein MSLSSGLRSWYREARASEPRALGESYPGNNRLRVPVLVATCILLGLLMGIFYMGMDLQDHPDRSDRLNAQIFSVHIGAAIVAWCLAPAALRHVRREVEGDGNYPGTRGTFVAALAIMVTSWSFLTPPLVIVVMVSVFARRSVVWSLSVIGGAAVGVASEFLARREFLDAHIDGEEVSYTVLGLTMLVIVALIAGIVRGYQREGAWKAVFRAQQEAENARTELLSVRQEERDRLARDIHDSLSHRLSLISMHSGALAADEGALSPELRQRAADTVRMEAAAAVEDLRSVLDVLRSGESMEPQMGVGELVERARDAGEDVSLQFEQGTQDADLGHLPTVAAHALSRAVQEGLTNARKHAPGQPVTIQVGRDRGMLRLTMSNPQPDIPTDAQGARHGLMGLAERARIVGGDFTLHATDMNFSWTIKVPLTAKDKA
- the lepA gene encoding translation elongation factor 4, giving the protein MSKNFAAETFTDISRIRNFSIIAHIDHGKSTLADRILQLSKVVEDRDMRDQYLDNMDIERERGITIKAQNVRLPWVPQSGKHAGEEMVLQMIDTPGHVDFSYEVSRALEACEGAILLVDAAQGIEAQTLANLYLAMENELEIIPVLNKIDLPAADPEKYSLELANIIGCEPEEVLRVSGKTGEGVPELLDKLVELIPAPETEYADDAPARAMIFDSVYDTYRGVVTYVRMFDGTLKPRQKVLMMNTGMEHEVLDIGVMSPTPTSCKGLGPGEVGYLITGVKDVRETKVGDTVTWASKGADKALRGYQEPKPMVYSGLFPISQADFPDLRDALDKLQLNDASLTFEPETSVALGFGFRCGFLGLLHMEITRDRLQREFDLDLISTAPSVTYRVVAEDGTEQFVHNPSDWPEGKIQEVYEPIVKMTIIVPSDFVGPTMELCQQKRGQMGGMDYLSEDRVELRYTMPLGEIIFDFFDMLKSRTKGYASLNYEEAGEQESDLVKVDILLQHKPVDAFSAIVHREHAQHYGNKMTKKLKELIPRQQFEVPVQAAIGSKVISRENIRALRKDVLSKCYGGDISRKRKLLEKQKEGKKRMKTLGSVNVPQEAFVAALSTDAEE
- a CDS encoding type II toxin-antitoxin system PemK/MazF family toxin, which encodes MSSGQKAAPRPGAQSGNRPRPAFVRWLKKVLGIGDREPVDDGLSRINDRLGLGSTTHGPTPRKAAQIHVVRTVDRPRSIFYAPNMDGQADSGEVVWVPVPSEEDGGTVHERAVLVVGRTRTTVLGLIISPNPEHADEDWWLNIGSGDWNEAGCPCWVRLDRILEVSEQDTRREGILFPQRRFERIAHHLRAKYHWA